One window of the Acidobacteriota bacterium genome contains the following:
- a CDS encoding menaquinone biosynthesis protein, giving the protein MPNSPQTRLSAVSFLNAAPLVYGLRHGALPPWLSVSFQEPARCADAVRRGESDGGLLPVVECVRIPDLVVLPGIAIASPGPVRSVVLASRSPLQEIERIWLSPHSRTSVALLQVLLKRQLATMPVMEVREMRPAALGRREAALIIGDQALTDATAGVEVYDLATLWRGFTGRSFVFAVWAVRREICHPELARFLTTSKTEGLRRLDEIAAEFSTRLDRPVEELRRYLGENLSYHLGEPELDSVRQFLQLCREDGLVATDPDLEMAHAG; this is encoded by the coding sequence ATGCCCAATTCCCCCCAGACCCGCCTGTCAGCCGTGTCGTTCCTCAATGCGGCGCCGCTCGTCTACGGATTGCGCCACGGGGCGCTTCCGCCCTGGCTGAGTGTCAGCTTCCAGGAGCCGGCTCGCTGCGCTGACGCCGTGCGGCGGGGCGAATCGGACGGCGGTCTGCTGCCGGTGGTGGAGTGCGTGCGTATCCCGGACCTCGTCGTCCTGCCGGGCATCGCCATCGCCTCGCCGGGACCGGTGCGCAGCGTCGTGCTGGCCAGCCGATCGCCGCTGCAGGAGATCGAGCGGATCTGGCTGAGCCCCCACTCCCGCACGTCGGTGGCGCTGCTGCAAGTCCTGCTGAAGCGGCAGCTGGCGACGATGCCCGTCATGGAGGTCCGTGAAATGCGCCCTGCGGCGCTCGGCCGGCGCGAGGCGGCGCTGATCATTGGCGACCAGGCCCTGACGGACGCTACGGCCGGAGTCGAAGTATACGACTTGGCCACCCTGTGGCGCGGCTTCACCGGTCGCTCCTTCGTTTTCGCCGTCTGGGCGGTGCGTCGGGAGATCTGCCACCCGGAGTTGGCCCGCTTCCTGACAACAAGCAAAACCGAGGGGTTGCGCCGGCTCGACGAGATCGCCGCCGAGTTCAGCACACGGCTCGACCGGCCGGTGGAAGAACTGCGCCGCTATCTGGGCGAAAACCTGTCCTATCACCTGGGTGAGCCCGAGCTGGATTCGGTCCGGCAGTTCCTGCAACTCTGCCGGGAGGACGGCCTGGTGGCGACCGATCCCGACCTGGAGATGGCCCATGCTGGCTGA
- the dprA gene encoding DNA-protecting protein DprA has translation MPPNPSPAAPAVAPRNLLLLHALPGAGPRKLIELVQRAPFLLAEPVDKNFWLFVQRESGIAVTRAEQHALEHRTDGILDRVARGEFDLLHWFAAGYPELLRHIYDPPLALFVRGDPALLNGDCLAVVGARHASDYGVAVAQEFACRLAGTCLVIVSGLALGIDSAAHLGALRAAGGTVAVLGCGIDIIYPKQSAALHRRILEHGCLVSEFPPGLYPAPQNFPIRNRIISGLALGTLIVEATQRSGSLITARLALEHGRELFAVPGPVHSPLSVGPNYLIKQGAKLVQLWPDVLDELPRPVRERIRPAAGDPTAAERPLGGGTENLRLTNDEEAVYKHVLFDRKVHLDDLLHRTGLSMGKLGAALLQLQFNNLIQELPGQYYLRNVR, from the coding sequence ATGCCCCCCAACCCGTCGCCTGCGGCCCCTGCGGTGGCACCGCGCAATCTCCTGCTCCTGCATGCCCTGCCCGGTGCCGGGCCGCGCAAGCTGATCGAGCTGGTCCAGCGGGCGCCCTTTCTGCTGGCGGAACCGGTGGATAAGAACTTCTGGCTGTTCGTCCAGCGGGAATCGGGCATCGCCGTCACCCGCGCCGAGCAACACGCGCTGGAGCACCGCACGGATGGCATTCTGGACCGCGTCGCCCGCGGCGAGTTCGACCTGCTTCATTGGTTCGCGGCGGGCTACCCGGAATTGCTCCGCCACATCTACGATCCCCCGCTGGCGCTGTTCGTGCGGGGCGACCCCGCGCTTCTGAATGGCGACTGTCTGGCCGTGGTGGGCGCCCGACACGCGTCGGACTACGGCGTGGCGGTGGCGCAGGAATTTGCTTGCCGGCTTGCCGGCACCTGTCTGGTGATCGTCAGCGGCCTGGCCCTGGGCATCGATTCCGCCGCCCACCTGGGTGCACTGCGGGCGGCGGGCGGCACCGTCGCCGTGCTCGGCTGCGGGATTGACATCATCTATCCCAAGCAGTCCGCCGCACTGCACCGGCGGATCCTGGAGCACGGGTGCCTCGTCAGCGAGTTCCCGCCCGGGCTGTACCCCGCGCCGCAGAATTTCCCCATCCGCAACCGCATCATCAGCGGCCTGGCTCTGGGCACCCTGATTGTCGAGGCAACGCAGCGCAGCGGTTCGCTCATCACCGCCCGCCTGGCGCTGGAGCACGGCCGGGAGTTGTTTGCCGTACCGGGTCCCGTGCATAGCCCCCTGAGCGTGGGCCCCAACTACCTGATCAAACAAGGAGCCAAGCTGGTGCAGCTATGGCCGGACGTCCTCGACGAATTGCCCCGGCCGGTGCGGGAGCGTATCCGTCCGGCCGCCGGCGACCCGACGGCGGCGGAGCGCCCCCTTGGCGGCGGCACGGAAAATCTCCGTTTGACAAACGACGAAGAGGCGGTATATAAACACGTGCTTTTTGACCGGAAGGTCCACCTGGATGACCTGTTGCACCGCACGGGTCTATCCATGGGGAAACTGGGAGCCGCCCTGCTGCAACTCCAGTTCAACAACCTGATCCAGGAACTTCCCGGGCAGTATTATCTCCGGAATGTGAGGTAG
- a CDS encoding universal stress protein: MSDPRLRNILFTTDFSEAAEAALPYASALAAMSGAILHVFHAVTPHAYDPQRIADEFASLARFFEAEEDQARNKLAGSSGAAAGGRVRTIQATRRGFSVPSMIMDYVAEQAIDLLVMSTHGRRSLEQVVFGSVAEAVLRRCPCPAWLVRQGMRPCLTSDGRDLHLDHVLIPTDFSSNSVRPMSWLPLIRGNSAPHIHLLHAVEARFHPAYYAGGVDSVFELDPEARGRMEAKIRRLFALPDAGASGVTIALREGAPPATIVDYITEASIDLVVLSNNGYDEVEDYVVGSTTERVIRRSTVPVLVV, translated from the coding sequence ATGAGCGATCCCCGACTCCGGAACATTCTGTTCACCACCGATTTCTCCGAAGCGGCCGAGGCGGCCTTGCCCTACGCGTCGGCGCTGGCCGCGATGTCCGGCGCCATCCTCCACGTGTTCCATGCGGTGACACCCCACGCCTACGATCCGCAACGTATCGCCGACGAGTTCGCCTCACTGGCGCGGTTTTTTGAGGCCGAGGAGGATCAGGCCCGAAACAAGCTGGCCGGCTCCAGCGGCGCCGCCGCCGGCGGCCGCGTCCGGACCATCCAGGCAACGCGCCGGGGATTCAGCGTCCCGTCCATGATCATGGATTATGTTGCCGAACAGGCGATCGACCTGCTGGTGATGTCCACCCACGGCCGACGCAGCCTCGAGCAGGTGGTGTTCGGGAGTGTCGCCGAGGCGGTGCTGCGCCGCTGTCCCTGTCCGGCCTGGCTGGTGCGGCAAGGCATGCGGCCCTGCTTGACGTCCGACGGGCGGGACCTGCATCTGGACCATGTCCTCATCCCTACCGATTTCTCGTCCAATTCCGTCCGGCCCATGAGCTGGCTGCCACTCATCCGGGGGAACAGCGCCCCCCACATCCATCTCCTGCATGCGGTGGAGGCGCGGTTCCACCCCGCCTACTACGCCGGCGGCGTCGATTCCGTCTTTGAGCTGGATCCCGAGGCGAGGGGCCGAATGGAGGCGAAGATCCGCCGGTTGTTTGCGCTGCCGGATGCGGGCGCATCCGGAGTCACCATTGCATTGCGGGAAGGCGCGCCGCCGGCGACCATCGTGGATTACATCACGGAGGCGAGCATCGACCTGGTCGTCCTGTCCAACAACGGCTACGACGAAGTCGAGGATTACGTGGTGGGGAGCACTACGGAGCGGGTCATCCGGCGGTCGACCGTCCCGGTCCTCGTGGTCTGA
- a CDS encoding radical SAM protein, protein MKLAVAEIFFSIQGESTFAGCPCSFVRLAGCNLDCRYCDTLAARAGGRAMSVDDVVAAVAAFGCPLVEITGGEPLLQAGVPELCRRLLADGRRVLLETNGSLPLDVVDGRVVRIMDVKTPGSGMAHRMRVENLDQLRPPDQLKFVLTDRADYEWARTYLTAHPLPAGVDVLFAPVTPGLPPADLARWILDDRLPVRLQIQLHKHLGLP, encoded by the coding sequence GTGAAGCTGGCTGTCGCGGAAATCTTCTTCAGCATCCAGGGGGAATCCACATTCGCCGGGTGTCCCTGCTCCTTCGTCCGTCTCGCCGGCTGCAACCTGGACTGCCGCTACTGCGATACGCTCGCTGCGCGGGCGGGCGGCCGGGCGATGTCCGTGGATGACGTGGTCGCAGCGGTTGCCGCCTTCGGCTGCCCGCTGGTGGAGATCACTGGCGGCGAGCCGCTGCTTCAAGCCGGCGTGCCCGAGCTGTGCCGCCGACTGCTGGCCGATGGCCGCCGGGTATTGCTGGAGACCAACGGGTCGTTGCCGCTGGATGTCGTGGACGGCCGCGTTGTCCGGATCATGGACGTCAAGACGCCCGGGTCCGGCATGGCCCACAGGATGCGGGTGGAGAACCTGGACCAGCTGCGGCCGCCGGACCAACTGAAGTTTGTGCTGACCGACCGCGCGGATTACGAGTGGGCGCGGACATATCTCACAGCCCATCCGTTGCCGGCCGGTGTGGACGTGCTGTTTGCGCCCGTCACCCCCGGGCTTCCGCCGGCGGACCTGGCCCGCTGGATCCTGGACGACCGCCTGCCGGTTCGACTCCAGATCCAGCTCCACAAGCACCTGGGGCTGCCATAA
- the ribD gene encoding bifunctional diaminohydroxyphosphoribosylaminopyrimidine deaminase/5-amino-6-(5-phosphoribosylamino)uracil reductase RibD — MRRALRLARLGTGRTGPNPMVGAVVVRDGAVVGSGFHIYSRRWHAERVALDAAGPAARDADLYVTLEPCCHHGRTPPCTDAILAAGIRRVFCGMVDPNPLVAGGGIECLRRAGIDVIVAGDPEPFRSLNRGFISRVTRGRPWVTLKAAATLDGRVAPLSGRSRWISGERSRRHAHWLRFRHDAILTGIGTVLADDPLLTCRHKRPREQPPLRLVIDPTLRLSPESRLASTAAEAPVWVYCGPAAPPAAREALAARGVTVIPVTVANDGGLDLAAALRQLADAGVSSVLVEGGSRTLAGFIRAELADEFCFYFAPMILGERSLPLAGDLGALELDGCPRLDIRRVRPLPPDWLFEGFFSFPPGGAPAALPTR, encoded by the coding sequence ATGCGGCGCGCCCTGCGCCTCGCCCGGCTAGGCACCGGGCGCACCGGTCCCAATCCCATGGTGGGGGCCGTGGTGGTCCGTGACGGCGCGGTCGTCGGGTCGGGCTTCCACATCTATTCCCGTCGTTGGCATGCCGAGCGGGTGGCCCTTGATGCGGCCGGCCCTGCGGCGCGCGATGCCGACCTGTACGTCACGCTGGAACCATGCTGTCACCACGGCCGCACGCCGCCGTGCACCGACGCGATCCTGGCGGCCGGGATCCGTCGGGTGTTCTGCGGCATGGTGGATCCCAATCCCCTCGTAGCGGGCGGCGGCATCGAGTGCTTGAGGCGTGCCGGAATCGACGTGATCGTGGCCGGCGACCCGGAGCCGTTCCGGTCCCTCAACCGCGGCTTCATCAGCCGCGTCACCCGCGGCCGGCCCTGGGTGACGCTCAAGGCCGCCGCCACCCTCGACGGCCGCGTCGCGCCCCTGTCGGGACGCTCCCGCTGGATCAGCGGCGAACGGTCCCGCCGCCATGCTCACTGGCTGCGCTTCCGCCACGACGCCATCCTCACCGGCATCGGTACCGTGCTGGCCGACGATCCGCTGCTGACCTGCCGGCACAAGCGGCCGCGGGAGCAGCCGCCGTTGCGGCTCGTGATCGACCCGACCCTGCGGCTGTCCCCGGAGTCGCGGCTGGCATCCACCGCCGCCGAAGCGCCGGTCTGGGTGTACTGCGGACCGGCGGCGCCGCCGGCGGCTCGCGAGGCCCTGGCCGCTCGCGGCGTGACGGTGATCCCAGTCACGGTGGCGAATGACGGCGGACTGGATTTGGCGGCGGCGCTTCGTCAGCTGGCGGATGCCGGCGTGTCCTCGGTGCTGGTGGAGGGCGGCAGCCGCACCCTGGCCGGCTTCATCCGAGCGGAGCTGGCTGACGAGTTCTGCTTCTATTTCGCACCGATGATCCTGGGCGAGCGGTCGCTCCCGCTGGCGGGCGACCTGGGGGCGCTGGAACTGGACGGCTGCCCCCGGCTGGACATCCGCCGCGTCCGTCCGCTGCCCCCCGACTGGCTGTTTGAGGGCTTTTTCAGCTTTCCGCCCGGCGGTGCACCAGCTGCTCTGCCTACCCGCTGA
- the mqnC gene encoding dehypoxanthine futalosine cyclase: MLAEVFAGIERGERLGRAAAIRLAEGASLHELGYLADQTRRRLQGDRPVTYVVDRNINYTNVCSSKCRFCAFYRDPDAADAYVLEPAAVYRKIEETLAVGGTGILMQGGLHPGLDIRFFERLLRGIRERYAIDLHCFSPPEIVHIAAVSGITLKECLRRLMAAGLGSLPGGGAEILDDTMRGRISPRKCTAAEWLLVMETAHGLGLRTTATMMFGCGENLASRMNHLESLRQLQDRTGGFVAFIPWTFQSARTDLGDEGGPEATAVEYLRFLALSRIYLDNFLSVQSSWVTQGLKIAQVALAFGANDIGSVMLEENVVAATGTVNRTNEAELRRLVRDAGFTPARRNNRHEIIEPPAGFAAEP, from the coding sequence ATGCTGGCTGAAGTGTTCGCCGGCATCGAGCGCGGCGAGCGGCTTGGACGCGCCGCCGCCATTCGGCTGGCGGAAGGCGCATCCCTTCACGAGCTGGGTTACCTGGCCGACCAAACACGCCGGCGGCTGCAGGGCGACCGGCCCGTCACCTACGTGGTGGACCGGAACATCAACTACACCAACGTCTGCTCCTCGAAATGCCGGTTTTGCGCGTTTTACCGCGACCCCGACGCAGCCGATGCCTACGTCCTGGAGCCGGCGGCCGTCTACCGAAAAATCGAGGAGACGCTCGCCGTGGGCGGGACGGGCATCCTCATGCAAGGCGGTCTGCATCCCGGTCTCGACATCCGTTTCTTTGAACGGCTGCTGCGCGGCATCCGCGAGCGCTACGCCATCGACCTGCACTGCTTTTCCCCGCCGGAGATCGTCCACATCGCGGCCGTCTCGGGCATCACCCTGAAGGAGTGTCTGCGCCGGCTCATGGCCGCCGGTTTGGGCTCCCTGCCGGGAGGCGGCGCCGAAATTCTCGACGACACCATGCGCGGCCGCATCAGTCCGCGCAAGTGCACCGCCGCCGAGTGGCTGCTCGTCATGGAGACCGCCCACGGGCTGGGGCTCCGCACCACTGCCACCATGATGTTCGGCTGCGGAGAGAATCTGGCCAGTCGCATGAACCATCTGGAATCGTTGCGGCAGTTACAGGATCGGACCGGCGGGTTCGTCGCGTTCATTCCGTGGACATTCCAGAGCGCCCGGACGGATCTGGGGGACGAAGGCGGGCCGGAGGCGACTGCCGTCGAGTATCTGCGCTTTCTCGCCCTGAGCCGGATCTACCTGGACAACTTCCTGTCGGTGCAGTCGTCGTGGGTGACGCAGGGACTGAAGATCGCCCAGGTGGCGCTGGCGTTCGGAGCCAACGACATCGGTTCGGTGATGCTGGAGGAGAACGTCGTGGCCGCCACCGGCACCGTCAACCGCACCAACGAAGCGGAGCTCCGCCGCCTCGTCCGCGACGCGGGCTTCACCCCCGCCCGCCGGAACAACCGCCACGAGATCATCGAGCCGCCGGCCGGCTTCGCCGCAGAGCCGTGA
- a CDS encoding HlyC/CorC family transporter: MSTDVIALVTWALLAATLAALALYSVIENVLSRLTRVDIKLLMDRRKGLGEDRFVTQLHRGKYRVQIPLQLFVQSIRVATGLFILILLNLHRVPYAAPLALLATVIVLFFLSHWLPWAITGTEPERALLILLPFLRPVLFIGIPLTYPIILLAARRHAASADNEAGEDEITDEEVQAFLDVGEEEGIFEQEESRIIQQVVELGDTIAREIMVPRTEIVAIPVGATQEELRALIVKSRHSRIPVYEGTIDAIVGVIYVRHLLASYSAGEPGASFKGLIRPALFVPETKRVAELLREMQAKGEQMCIVVDEYGGVAGLVTLEDILEEIVGEIRDEDQPVEVDIHPDGDGAYTMYGDTDLWDVQETLGVDLEEEGYNTIAGLIIKELGRLPKPDEILRVDGLEIQVLEVDSRKIHRVRVHTLDADR, encoded by the coding sequence ATGAGCACGGACGTAATTGCACTGGTTACTTGGGCATTGCTGGCCGCCACGCTGGCTGCGCTGGCGCTGTATTCCGTCATCGAGAACGTGCTGTCGCGCCTCACCCGCGTGGACATCAAGCTGCTCATGGACCGACGCAAGGGGCTGGGCGAGGATCGATTCGTCACCCAGCTGCACCGGGGAAAGTACCGCGTCCAGATTCCCCTGCAGCTTTTCGTCCAGTCCATCCGCGTCGCCACCGGACTGTTCATTCTGATCCTGTTGAACCTGCACCGAGTGCCGTACGCCGCGCCGCTGGCACTGCTGGCGACGGTCATCGTGCTGTTCTTCCTCTCCCACTGGCTGCCGTGGGCTATCACCGGCACGGAGCCGGAGCGTGCCCTGCTGATCCTGCTGCCCTTCCTGCGACCGGTGCTTTTCATCGGCATCCCGCTCACCTATCCCATCATCCTCCTGGCGGCCCGGCGGCACGCCGCCTCGGCCGACAACGAGGCGGGCGAGGACGAGATCACCGACGAGGAGGTCCAGGCCTTCCTGGACGTCGGCGAAGAGGAGGGCATCTTTGAGCAGGAGGAAAGCCGGATCATCCAGCAGGTCGTCGAACTGGGCGACACGATCGCCCGCGAGATCATGGTTCCACGCACCGAGATCGTCGCCATCCCCGTCGGCGCCACGCAGGAGGAGCTGCGGGCGCTGATCGTCAAGTCGCGTCACAGCCGGATTCCGGTCTATGAGGGCACCATCGACGCCATTGTCGGCGTGATCTATGTCCGACACCTGCTGGCCAGTTACTCAGCCGGCGAACCGGGCGCCTCGTTCAAGGGCCTGATTCGCCCCGCCCTCTTCGTGCCGGAAACAAAGCGGGTGGCCGAGCTGCTCCGTGAGATGCAGGCCAAAGGCGAACAGATGTGCATCGTGGTGGACGAATACGGAGGCGTGGCGGGGCTGGTCACCCTCGAGGACATCCTGGAGGAGATCGTCGGCGAGATCCGGGACGAGGACCAACCGGTGGAGGTGGACATCCATCCCGACGGGGACGGAGCCTATACCATGTACGGCGACACCGACCTGTGGGACGTCCAGGAAACCTTGGGTGTGGACCTGGAGGAGGAGGGGTACAATACCATCGCCGGCCTCATCATCAAGGAACTCGGCCGTCTGCCGAAGCCCGACGAGATACTGCGGGTCGACGGCCTGGAGATCCAGGTGCTCGAAGTCGACAGCCGCAAAATCCACCGCGTCCGTGTCCACACGCTCGATGCCGACCGCTAG
- the ybeY gene encoding rRNA maturation RNase YbeY encodes MNTIYFKNLQRQHRIDTKTFRRLLLSAMRRLDVSGSLLTVVFCRSARIRELNRLYRDLDEPTDVLSFPSADAGEDGRTYLGDIFIAPEVAAEYACQGGIELADELAVLHLHGLLHLLGYDHETDAGQMLALQAALERELRPRGPGRSTAG; translated from the coding sequence ATGAACACAATCTATTTCAAGAATCTTCAGCGTCAGCACCGGATCGACACCAAGACGTTCCGCCGGCTGCTGCTGAGCGCCATGCGCCGGCTGGACGTCTCCGGATCCCTGCTGACGGTGGTATTCTGCCGCTCGGCGCGGATCCGGGAGCTGAACCGGCTGTACCGCGACCTGGACGAGCCGACCGATGTCCTATCGTTCCCCTCCGCCGATGCCGGCGAAGACGGACGGACCTACTTGGGGGATATTTTCATCGCCCCGGAAGTGGCGGCCGAGTATGCGTGTCAAGGCGGGATTGAGCTGGCTGACGAGCTGGCCGTCCTCCATCTCCACGGTCTGCTGCACCTGCTCGGATATGACCACGAGACCGACGCCGGCCAGATGCTGGCGCTGCAGGCCGCGCTGGAGCGGGAGCTCAGACCACGAGGACCGGGACGGTCGACCGCCGGATGA
- the topA gene encoding type I DNA topoisomerase, which translates to MKPKSLVIVESPAKARTIERYLGGEYTVLASVGHIKDLPKKRLGVDPAHGFKTDYEIIPGKEMIVKNLRKAADKADVIYLAADPDREGEAICQHIFEEIKAANDKVFRVMFNEITRDAIRQAFQSPGRIDENLVKSQNTRRILDRLVGYKISPLLWRKVRRGLSAGRVQTVALRLIVDREREIGAFQKEEYWVFTAQLEAALPPPFRAKAIKLDGQKFVVRTADEARTLRGELEAGTFVVESVRATTRKQHPQPPFTTSKLQQEANRRFKLPAAKTMQIAQRLYEGIDLGDGSVGLITYMRTDSTRVAPSALEMIRSYIQDTYGNEYLPEKPRSFSKADLAQDAHEAIRPTDIARTPASVRAHLKADEYKIYTLIWQRCVASQMEPALFRHTDIKIAAGRCLFQATGDVPQFAGFLKVYQESADEDVAESDPANPNLPPVEAGQELRLQQLQTEQQFTQPPPRYSEATLIKALEEKGIGRPSTYAQIVTVIQNRQYVIKEEGRFRSTETGEIVIDLLTRSFPDLFDYNYTATMEQSLDLIEEGKQNWLVELQRFYRAFDGTLQKAEAEMSDLKREKIPTDERCPNCGAGMVIRWGRFGKFMACERYPECRTSKPVTNDNGNGDAATAPTAKAPARVLDEQCPDCGKHLVERSGRFGKFIACSGYPKCHFKKKPGINMPCPQPGCSGEIVMLKNKRGRIFYGCSKYPACTFTSWQRPVPRSCPACGNAYMVQKQTKKDGSFLECPKPECRHRLPGEANGSDAPSDGNS; encoded by the coding sequence TTGAAACCCAAGTCCCTTGTCATAGTCGAATCCCCCGCCAAGGCCCGGACCATCGAACGGTACCTCGGTGGCGAGTACACCGTCCTCGCCTCCGTGGGCCACATCAAGGACCTGCCCAAGAAGCGGCTCGGCGTCGACCCCGCCCACGGTTTTAAAACCGACTATGAGATCATCCCGGGCAAGGAAATGATCGTTAAAAACCTTCGCAAGGCCGCGGACAAAGCCGACGTGATCTACCTTGCCGCGGACCCTGACCGCGAGGGGGAGGCGATCTGCCAGCACATTTTCGAGGAGATCAAGGCGGCCAACGACAAGGTCTTTCGGGTCATGTTCAACGAAATCACCCGCGACGCCATCCGCCAGGCGTTCCAGTCGCCGGGCCGGATTGACGAAAACCTGGTCAAGTCGCAGAACACTCGGCGCATCCTCGACCGGCTGGTCGGCTACAAGATCAGCCCGCTCCTGTGGCGGAAGGTGCGGCGGGGGCTGTCGGCAGGCCGCGTCCAGACAGTCGCCCTGCGCCTCATCGTGGATCGCGAGCGCGAGATCGGCGCATTCCAGAAAGAAGAATACTGGGTGTTCACCGCCCAGCTGGAAGCCGCCCTGCCGCCGCCGTTCCGCGCCAAGGCCATCAAGCTGGACGGACAGAAGTTTGTCGTGCGCACCGCCGACGAGGCCCGCACGCTCCGCGGCGAACTGGAGGCGGGCACCTTCGTTGTCGAGTCGGTCCGTGCCACCACCCGCAAGCAACACCCGCAGCCGCCGTTCACCACCAGCAAGCTGCAGCAGGAGGCCAACCGCCGTTTCAAGCTTCCGGCGGCCAAGACCATGCAGATCGCTCAGCGGCTCTACGAGGGGATCGACCTCGGCGACGGCAGCGTGGGCCTCATCACTTACATGCGCACGGATTCCACCCGCGTCGCTCCGTCGGCGCTGGAAATGATCCGGTCCTACATCCAGGACACCTACGGCAACGAGTACCTTCCTGAGAAGCCCCGGAGCTTTTCCAAGGCCGACCTGGCGCAGGATGCCCACGAGGCGATCCGGCCCACCGACATTGCCCGCACCCCGGCCTCCGTGCGCGCCCACCTAAAGGCGGACGAATACAAGATCTACACCCTGATCTGGCAGCGCTGCGTGGCCTCGCAGATGGAACCGGCTCTCTTCCGCCACACCGACATCAAGATCGCCGCCGGCCGCTGCCTCTTCCAGGCCACCGGCGACGTGCCGCAGTTCGCCGGTTTCCTGAAGGTCTACCAGGAGTCGGCCGACGAGGACGTCGCGGAGTCCGACCCGGCCAACCCCAACCTGCCGCCGGTGGAAGCGGGCCAGGAGCTGCGCCTGCAGCAGCTCCAGACCGAGCAGCAGTTCACCCAGCCGCCTCCCCGCTATTCCGAAGCCACACTCATCAAGGCTTTGGAGGAGAAGGGCATCGGACGGCCCAGCACCTACGCCCAGATTGTGACGGTGATTCAAAACCGCCAATACGTGATCAAGGAGGAAGGACGATTCCGGTCCACCGAGACGGGCGAGATCGTCATCGACCTGCTGACTCGCAGCTTCCCCGACCTGTTCGACTACAACTACACGGCCACCATGGAGCAGAGCCTTGACCTCATCGAGGAGGGGAAGCAGAACTGGCTCGTGGAGCTGCAGCGGTTCTACCGCGCCTTCGACGGCACCCTGCAGAAGGCCGAGGCCGAGATGTCCGATCTGAAGCGGGAGAAGATCCCCACCGACGAGCGCTGTCCCAACTGCGGCGCCGGCATGGTGATCCGCTGGGGTCGGTTCGGCAAGTTCATGGCTTGCGAACGCTACCCGGAATGCCGCACCAGCAAACCGGTCACCAACGACAACGGCAACGGCGACGCGGCCACCGCCCCGACCGCCAAGGCGCCGGCCCGGGTGCTGGACGAGCAGTGCCCCGACTGCGGCAAACACCTGGTGGAGCGATCCGGCCGGTTCGGCAAGTTCATTGCCTGCAGCGGCTACCCGAAATGCCACTTCAAGAAGAAGCCCGGCATCAACATGCCGTGTCCCCAGCCCGGTTGCAGCGGCGAGATCGTCATGCTCAAGAACAAGCGGGGACGCATCTTCTACGGCTGCTCCAAGTACCCCGCCTGCACCTTCACCAGCTGGCAGCGGCCGGTCCCCCGGAGTTGTCCCGCCTGCGGCAACGCCTACATGGTGCAGAAGCAGACGAAGAAGGACGGCTCCTTCCTGGAATGCCCCAAGCCCGAGTGCCGGCACCGGCTCCCGGGCGAGGCCAACGGGTCAGACGCGCCGTCCGACGGCAACTCCTGA